In Deinococcus fonticola, the DNA window GACAGCCCGAAGCCGTTCAGGCCCAGCATGCCCTTGTACATCCGGAAGGCGTCTTGCACGTGGTCGGCGCGGAACATCACCCAGCCGATCATCACCAGCAGCATGGTGCCGGGAATGGTCAGCCAGGCGGTCAAGGGTTTGCGGCCCAGTTTTTCCTTCATCCACAGTTCGATGGCCAAGATGGTGCCGTGCCACAGACCCCACAGCACGAACGTCCAGTTGGCGCCGTGCCACAGCCCGCCCAGCACCATGGTGATCCACTTGTTGAAATACGTCCGGGCCTTGCCCTTGCGGCTGCCGCCCAGGCTGATGTAGAGATATTGCTGCAACCACCCCGAGAGGCTCATGTGCCAGCGGCGCCAGAACTCGGTGATGCTGCGCGAGATGTACGGGTGGTTGAAGTTCTCCGGGAACTTGAAGCCCATCATGGCCGCCAGGCCAATGGCCATGTCCGAGTACCCCGAGAAGTCGAAGTACAGCTGCAGGGTGTAGGCTGCCGCGCCCAGCCAGGCGTCGGTGAAGGTGGGGTTGGGCTGGTGGAAGGTGGCGGTCACGAGCGGGGCGATGGTATCGGCCAGCAGCACCTTCTTGGCGAAGCCGGTCATGAAGCGCGTGGCCCCATAGCTGAACTTCTCCAGGCTGTGGGTGCGGCTGCGGAACTGGTCGGCCAGCAGGTTGTACTTCAGCACCGGCCCGGCGATCAGATGCGGGAACAAAGCGATGAACGCCGCGAAATCCAGCGGGTTGTGGGTGGGGGGTTCCTCGCGGCGGTACACGTCGATGATGTAGCTGATCGCGTGGAAGATGAAAAACGACAGGCCGATCGGCAGCAGGATGGGTGTCCAGGCGAACGGCTGCATACCCAGCGTCTGCGTGATGGCGTTGAAGCTCTCGATGCCGAAGTTGGCGTATTTGAAGTACGCCAGCGCGCCCAGATTCAGCACCATGGCGCTGATCATCGTCCACATGCGCCCCCGGCCGTCGGGCTGCTTTTCCAGCACCAGGCCGTACACGTAGGCGGCCCCGGTAATGGCGATCAGCAGCCACAGGAAGTCCACCCGCCACCAGGCGTACAGCGCGTAACTGCCCGCCAGAATCCACCCGCTGCGCCACTTGAACGGCAGCAGGTAGTAGACGATCAGGAAGAGGGGGAGGAACAGAAAGAGAAAGACGTTAGAGCTGAAAACCACGTTTCAGCCCCGGCCTTACTTCGTCTTGGTGGTGCTCTGGGTGAGGGTCATGCCGCTGTCGGTGACGACCAGGGCGTAGGCGTTGCCGCGTTCCAGCTTGACTTTCTTCACGGTGCCCAGGGCCTTGCTGCCCGCGAAGGCCGCGAGGTCGACGGTGATGCCGTTCACGGCGCGGCTGCCGCTTTCCCCGGGCTTCACGTCTTTCACCACAGTGGTCTTGCCGTCGGCGGTTTTGAGGTCGAGGGGGGCCTTCGTGAGGTTGTACACGGTGAGCAGGGCCTTGGCGCGGTTGTCGGCGGCCTGGTCTTTGAGCAGCACGAGTTTGCCCCCGCTGACCATGACGGAGTAG includes these proteins:
- a CDS encoding alginate O-acetyltransferase AlgF, with translation MKRALTLTALTLLTAAAAQEGLYDPAPPANSAFVRVLNTPTGTVAGKAVTAEKAAASAYVIVPQGDFEAKLGTTAGKLKVEAGNFYSVMVSGGKLVLLKDQAADNRAKALLTVYNLTKAPLDLKTADGKTTVVKDVKPGESGSRAVNGITVDLAAFAGSKALGTVKKVKLERGNAYALVVTDSGMTLTQSTTKTK
- a CDS encoding MBOAT family O-acyltransferase is translated as MVFSSNVFLFLFLPLFLIVYYLLPFKWRSGWILAGSYALYAWWRVDFLWLLIAITGAAYVYGLVLEKQPDGRGRMWTMISAMVLNLGALAYFKYANFGIESFNAITQTLGMQPFAWTPILLPIGLSFFIFHAISYIIDVYRREEPPTHNPLDFAAFIALFPHLIAGPVLKYNLLADQFRSRTHSLEKFSYGATRFMTGFAKKVLLADTIAPLVTATFHQPNPTFTDAWLGAAAYTLQLYFDFSGYSDMAIGLAAMMGFKFPENFNHPYISRSITEFWRRWHMSLSGWLQQYLYISLGGSRKGKARTYFNKWITMVLGGLWHGANWTFVLWGLWHGTILAIELWMKEKLGRKPLTAWLTIPGTMLLVMIGWVMFRADHVQDAFRMYKGMLGLNGFGLSDTLAWQVKPSVLITMVIATAIVYLAPWWGARMGDVGGKLLRPGPVVLATVALLPLFVLAIMKLSAQSYTPFLYFQF